The nucleotide sequence GGGCGTCGACGCCCTCGTCACCGCCGGACGCACCCTGTCGCTGCTGCCGCGGGCCGTCACCGGACCGCTGATCCGCCTCAACGACAAGGGCATTCGGCTGTACGACACCATGCCGCTGCCCGAGCCGGTGCTCACCCGGTGACACGACCCCGTCGAACGAGAAAGACGCCCGGGACGTCACCGTCCCGGGCGCCTGAATCGTCAGCGCTCGACTACGAGGTCAGCGACGCCGGCGGGGTGAAGCGCTCGCCGTACCGCTCGGCGAGCTGCTTCGCACGGGCCACGAAGGCCTCCTTGCCCACGCCGAGTTCGCCTTCGTAGCCGACGATGAACTGCGCGCTGCCACCGGTGTACGGCGGGAAGCCGATGCCCATGATGGAGCCGATGTTCGCGTCCGCGGTCGAGGTCAGCACGCCCTCGTCGAGGCACTTCTGCGTCTCGAGCGCCTCGGCGAACAGCATGCGGTCGATCATGTCCTGCAGCGGGATCTCGGTCGTGCCCGAAGAGAAGGTGTCGGCGAGTCCCTCCCACAGCCCGACGCGCTTGCCGTCGACGTACTCGTAGAAGCCCGCACCCTTGAGGCGCGACGGGCGGCCGATCTCGATCATCTTCTCGACCACCGACTCCGCGGGGTGCGGCTCGTAGGTGCCGCCCTCGTCCTCGACGCCCTTGCGCGAGGCGACCGCGATCTTGTGCATCAGCTCGAGGTTGAGTTCGTCGGACAGCTGCAGCGGCGGCGCCGGGTAGCCGGCCTGCGAACCCGCCTGCTCGATGCTGGCCGGGGCCACGCCCTCGCCCAGCATTGCCAGCGCCTCGTTGACGAAGGTGCCGATGACGCGGCTGGTGAAGAAGCCGCGGCTGTCGTTCACGACGATCGGCGTCTTGCCGATGGCCAAGGTGTAGTCGAACACCCGGGCCAGTGCCTCGTCGGAGGTCTTCTCGCCCTTGATGATCTCGACCAGCGGCATCTTGTCGACGGGTGAGAAGAAGTGGATGCCGATGAAGTCCTCCTGGCGCTTCACGCCGGTCGCGAGACCGGTGATCGGCAGCGTGGAGGTGTTGGAACCGAGCAGCGCGTTCGGCTCGACGATGTCCTCGATCTCCTGGAACACCTGGTGCTTGAGTTCCTGGCTCTCGAAGACGGCCTCGATGACGAAGTCGACGCCGGCGAAGTCGGCCGGGTCGGCGGTCGGGGTGATGCGGGCCAGCAGCGCGTCGGAGCGCTCCTGGGTGGTGCGCCCGCGCTCGAGGGCCTTCGCCTCGATCTTCTCCGAGTAGCCCTTGCCCTTCTGGGCGGCCTCGATGCTGACGTCCTTCAGCACGACGTCGAAGCCGGCCTTGGCCGACACGTAGGCGATGCCCGCGCCCATCATGCCCGCGCCCAGGACGCCGATCTTGCGGATCTCCTGCTTGGCGATGCCGTCCGGCCGCGAGCCGCCGGAGTTGATGTACTGCAGGTCCAGGAAGAACGCCTGGATCATGTTCTTGGCGACCTGGCCGGTGACCAGCTGGGTGAAGTACCGGCTCTCGATGCGGCTGGCGGTGTCGAAGTCGACCTGCGCGCCCTCGACGGCGGCGTCGAGGATCGCGCGCGGCGCCGGCATCGGCGCGCCCTTGAGCTGCTTGCGCAGCAGCGCCGGGAACGAGGGCAGGATCGCCGCCAGCGCCGGGTGCGACGGGGTGCCGCCGGGCATCTTGTAGCCCTTGGCGTCCCACGGCTGGGTGTGGCTGTCCGGGTTGGCCTTGATCCACGCCTTCGCGGCCGGGACGAGTTCCTCGACGCTGCCGACGAGTTCGTCGACCAGGCCGATCTCCTTGGCCTTGCCCGGCTTGAAGCGCGTGCCCTGGCTCAGGATCTCCATGAAGGCCTTCTGGATGCCGAACATGCGCACGGTGCGCGCCACGCCGCCGCCACCGGGCAGCAGACCGAGGGTGACCTCGGGCAGACCAATCTGCACGCCCTTGACGTCGGCGGCGATGCGGTGGTGGGTGGCCAGCGCGATCTCCAGGCCGCCGCCGAGGGCGGCGCCGTTGATGGCGGCGACGACGGGCTTGCCCAGCGTCTCCAGCTTGCGAAGGTCGGCCTTGATGCTCTCGACCTCTTCGAACGCCTCGGCGGCGTTGTCCGGGCCGACGTTGATCATGCCCTTGAGGTCACCACCGGCGAAGAAGGTCTTCTTCGCGCTGGTGATGACGACGCCAGTGACCGAATCCTGTTCGGCCAGCAGGCGTTCGACGGTGTCGTGCATCGACTGCTTGTAGTGCTCGTTCATCACGTTGGCCGACCCGGTCGGGTCGTCCAGCGTCAGCGTGACGATGCCGTCGGCGTCCTTGTCCCACTGAATGGTGTTCTCTGCCATGTTCGTTGCTGTCCTCTGGTCGGTGGGTCCGGCGCTCAGACGCGCTCGATGATGGTGGCCACGCCCATGCCGCCGCCGATGCACAGCGTGATCAGCGCACGCCGCGCGCCGCGGCGCTCGAGTTCGTCGACCATGGTGCCGGTGATCATGGCGCCGGTGGCGCCCAGCGGGTGACCCATGGCGATGGCGCCGCCGTTGACGTTGAGCTTCTCGTCGGGGATGTTCAGGTCCTTCTGGAACTTGAGGACCACCGAGGCGAACGCCTCGTTCAGCTCGAACAGGTCGATGTCCTCGGTCGACAGTCCGGCACGGTCGAGCACCTTGCGGGTGGCGGGCGTCGGGCCGGTGAGCATGATGACCGGGTCGGCGCCGCTGGTGGCGGTCGCGACGATGCGGGCACGCGGGGTCAGCCCGTTGGCCGCGCCGGCCTTCTCGGAGCCGACCAGCACCAGCGCCGCGCCGTCGACGATGCCGGAGCTGTTGCCGCCGGTGTGGACGTGATTGATCTTCTCCACCGAGTGGTACTTCTGCAGCGCGACGTCGTCGAAGCCGCCCATCGCGCCCACGCCGTCGAACGCGGTCCGCAGCTTGGCCAGGCCCTCGGGCGTGGTGTCGGGGCGCATGTGCTCGTCGTGGTCCAGGACGATGAGGCCGTTCTGGTCGCGGACCGGGATGACCGACTTCGCGAAGTAGCCGCCCGACCACGCCTCGGCGGCCCGCTGCTGGCTGCGCAGCGCGTAGGCGTCGACGTCCTCGCGGGAGAAGCCCTCGATGGTGGCGATCAGGTCGGCGCCGATGCCCTGCGGGACGAAGCCGATGCGGTAGTTGGTCTCGGGGTCGCTGGCCCAGGCGCCGCCGTCGGAGCCCATCGGCACGCGGCTCATGGACTCGACGCCGCCGGCGAGCACCAGGTCGTCCCAGCCGGAGCGGACCTTCTGCGCGGCGGTATTCACGGCCTCCAGGCCGGAGGCGCAGAAGCGGTTCAGCTGGAAGCCGCCGGTGGTCTCGGGCAGCTTGGCCACCAGCGCGGCGGTGCGGGCGATGTCGCCGCCCTGGTCGCCGACCGGCGAGACGACGCCGAGGATGACGTCGCTGATCTGGTTCTCGTCCAGGTCGGGGTAGCGCGACCGGATCTCGTCGATCAGTCCGACGACGAGGTTGACGGGCTTGATCTCGTGCAGCGCGCCGTTCTTCTGCTTGCCGCGCGGCGTGCGGATCGCCTCGTAGATGAAGGCTTCTTCGGACATGTCTGACTCTCCAGGTCCTAGTGGGGTCGTGGCTCCGCCCTGAGGAACACAGGGGCGAACCCGCGTGGAGGTGAGTCCTCGCGAGCGCGAGCCTAGCAGCCTCGCCCAACCCGTTGGTTGGGCAGTCGCCCGACCGGGCGTGACGTCCGCGACACGACGCAGCCCCAGCGTGACACTGGCGTCACGCCGGGGCTGCGGCGGGTCGGCCCGCGAGCCGAATGGAGCGATGCGTCAGGCGGATTCGACCGCGACCGAATCGGCGAGCGTCGGGTAGTCCACGTAACCGGCCGGGCCGGGCGCGTAGAACGTCGCGACGTCGGGGGTGTTGAGGTCGGCACCGAGCAGCAACCGGTCGATCAGGTCCGGGTTGGCCAGGAACGGACGGCCGACCGCCGCGGCGGTGATCGCACCCCACTCGGCGAGCGTCTCGAGCTGGCAGAAGTCGGTCTCGCGGTCACGACCGGTGTTCAGCACCAGCGTGCCGGACCACAGCGCACGCAGCGCGCCGAAGGTCCGCGTGCTCGGGTCGATCAGCACGTGCAGGTACGCGATGTTCAGCGGGGCGATGCGCTCGATCAGGGCCTCGTAGGCGCTGACGGTGTCCACCTCGTTCATGTCGCCGGCGACGCCCCCGGGGGAGATGCGCACGCCCACCCGGCCGGCGCCGATCTCGTCGGCCACCGCCTCGACGACCTCGGCGGTGAACCGGGCGCGGTTCTCCGGCGATCCGCCGTAGGCGTCGGTCCGCTGGTTCACCACGTCGGAGAGGAACTCGTGCAGCAGGTAGCCGTTGGCCGAGTGGATCTCGACGCCGTCCATCCCGGCGTCGACGGCGCGGCGGGCGGCCCGGCGGAACTGTTCGACGATGCCGCTGATTTCGTCGGTCTCCAGCGCGCGCGGCACGGGCAACGGCTTCTTGCCCGACGGGGTGTGGGTGAGCATGTCCGCGGCGATGGCCGACGGTGCGACGGTCTCGGTGCCGCTGATTTCGGGGTGGCCCATGCGTCCGACGTGCCACAGCTGCATGAACATCCGGCCACCGCCCTCGTGCACGGCCGCCGCGATCTCCGCCCACTTGGCCTGATGGCCGTCGGTGTAGTTGCCCGGGGTGTTCATGTAGGCGCCGTTCGCCTCCGCGGAGATCGCGGTCGCCTCGGTGATGATGAGCCCGGCGGCGGCACGCTGTGCGTAGTAGCGCACCGCGAGGTCGGACGGCGTGCCGTCGGACTGTGCGCGCGATCGGGTCAACGGCGCCATGAAGATTCGGTTGGTGACGGGGGTGTCACCGATCACGGCGGGACGCAGGAGCGCGGCGTCGGAGGCGAGCGTGAAGGTCATGCCGCCCACAGCACCGTTTCCCGCCGTTTCATTCCCCGGCCTCGCCGCGCGGCGGGGCGTCACGCGTGCAGCCGCAGCCCTCGACGATCTTGTCGACGGTCCTACGCTCACCGCTTCTTTGACGTGGCTTCCGAAGCATTGAGAATGCGCAGCGCGAATGCCGTTACGTGCGCCGCCTCTTTTTGATCGAATGCGACTACGCGCGCCGCCGAGCGGGTTACTAAGTCTGCCGCACTCAACCTTCTTGCCGATTTCTTAACCAAAGTCTCGAATTCTTCCTTGTCAAGGACCGGAAGGTCGAAAGCGTTTACGGACGGTACCAGCGCAGAATTCTCGCCATATCCGATCCCATGCAACCGCTCAAATTCCAGAGTGGCTGATCCAGTCAAGTCATCCTCTAGTTCCTCTGGCAACTCCGTCTCCGACGACAGGAGCGTCGAATCCTCGTCCATAACTCCT is from Mycolicibacterium grossiae and encodes:
- a CDS encoding alkene reductase, which produces MTFTLASDAALLRPAVIGDTPVTNRIFMAPLTRSRAQSDGTPSDLAVRYYAQRAAAGLIITEATAISAEANGAYMNTPGNYTDGHQAKWAEIAAAVHEGGGRMFMQLWHVGRMGHPEISGTETVAPSAIAADMLTHTPSGKKPLPVPRALETDEISGIVEQFRRAARRAVDAGMDGVEIHSANGYLLHEFLSDVVNQRTDAYGGSPENRARFTAEVVEAVADEIGAGRVGVRISPGGVAGDMNEVDTVSAYEALIERIAPLNIAYLHVLIDPSTRTFGALRALWSGTLVLNTGRDRETDFCQLETLAEWGAITAAAVGRPFLANPDLIDRLLLGADLNTPDVATFYAPGPAGYVDYPTLADSVAVESA
- a CDS encoding 3-hydroxyacyl-CoA dehydrogenase NAD-binding domain-containing protein; this translates as MAENTIQWDKDADGIVTLTLDDPTGSANVMNEHYKQSMHDTVERLLAEQDSVTGVVITSAKKTFFAGGDLKGMINVGPDNAAEAFEEVESIKADLRKLETLGKPVVAAINGAALGGGLEIALATHHRIAADVKGVQIGLPEVTLGLLPGGGGVARTVRMFGIQKAFMEILSQGTRFKPGKAKEIGLVDELVGSVEELVPAAKAWIKANPDSHTQPWDAKGYKMPGGTPSHPALAAILPSFPALLRKQLKGAPMPAPRAILDAAVEGAQVDFDTASRIESRYFTQLVTGQVAKNMIQAFFLDLQYINSGGSRPDGIAKQEIRKIGVLGAGMMGAGIAYVSAKAGFDVVLKDVSIEAAQKGKGYSEKIEAKALERGRTTQERSDALLARITPTADPADFAGVDFVIEAVFESQELKHQVFQEIEDIVEPNALLGSNTSTLPITGLATGVKRQEDFIGIHFFSPVDKMPLVEIIKGEKTSDEALARVFDYTLAIGKTPIVVNDSRGFFTSRVIGTFVNEALAMLGEGVAPASIEQAGSQAGYPAPPLQLSDELNLELMHKIAVASRKGVEDEGGTYEPHPAESVVEKMIEIGRPSRLKGAGFYEYVDGKRVGLWEGLADTFSSGTTEIPLQDMIDRMLFAEALETQKCLDEGVLTSTADANIGSIMGIGFPPYTGGSAQFIVGYEGELGVGKEAFVARAKQLAERYGERFTPPASLTS
- a CDS encoding acetyl-CoA C-acetyltransferase; the protein is MSEEAFIYEAIRTPRGKQKNGALHEIKPVNLVVGLIDEIRSRYPDLDENQISDVILGVVSPVGDQGGDIARTAALVAKLPETTGGFQLNRFCASGLEAVNTAAQKVRSGWDDLVLAGGVESMSRVPMGSDGGAWASDPETNYRIGFVPQGIGADLIATIEGFSREDVDAYALRSQQRAAEAWSGGYFAKSVIPVRDQNGLIVLDHDEHMRPDTTPEGLAKLRTAFDGVGAMGGFDDVALQKYHSVEKINHVHTGGNSSGIVDGAALVLVGSEKAGAANGLTPRARIVATATSGADPVIMLTGPTPATRKVLDRAGLSTEDIDLFELNEAFASVVLKFQKDLNIPDEKLNVNGGAIAMGHPLGATGAMITGTMVDELERRGARRALITLCIGGGMGVATIIERV